The following are encoded in a window of Kitasatospora fiedleri genomic DNA:
- the treS gene encoding maltose alpha-D-glucosyltransferase, whose amino-acid sequence MTVNEPVPDTFADTPARDRDPEWFKRAVFYEVLVRSFQDSNGDGVGDLKGLTSRLDYLQWLGVDCLWLPPFMNSPLRDGGYDVSDYQSVLPEFGNLADFVEFVDAAHLRGMRVIIDFVVNHTSDQHAWFQASRSDPDGPYGDFYMWADDDKQYPDARIIFVDTESSNWTFDPIRKQYYWHRFFSHQPDLNYDNPRVQEEVMAALKFWLDLGIDGFRLDAVPYLYAREGTNCENLPETHDFLRRVRKEIDANYPDTVLLAEANQWPEDVVDYFGDFGSGGDECHMAFHFPVMPRIFMAVRRESRYPVSEILAKTPEIPSGCQWGIFLRNHDELTLEMVTDEERDYMYAEYAKDPRMRANVGIRRRLSPLLENDRNQVELFTALLLSLPGSPVLYYGDEIGMGDNIWLGDRDGVRTPMQWTPDRNAGFSSADPGRLSLPPIMDPVYGFQVTNVEAQQSSSSSLLHWTRRMIEIRKLNPAFGLGSYTELPSSNPAVLAFVREYEGDLVMCVNNFSRFAQPTELDLRQYGGRYPVELIGGVRFPTIGEWPYLLTLAGHGFYWFQLRQDRTKPSGSR is encoded by the coding sequence GTGACAGTCAACGAGCCCGTCCCCGACACCTTCGCCGACACCCCCGCCCGGGACCGCGACCCCGAGTGGTTCAAACGCGCGGTCTTCTACGAAGTGCTGGTGCGTTCGTTCCAGGACAGCAACGGGGACGGCGTCGGCGACCTCAAGGGGCTCACCTCGCGGCTCGACTACCTCCAGTGGCTGGGGGTGGACTGCCTCTGGCTGCCCCCGTTCATGAACTCCCCCCTCCGGGACGGCGGTTACGACGTCTCGGACTACCAGTCGGTGCTCCCCGAGTTCGGCAACCTGGCCGACTTCGTGGAGTTCGTGGACGCGGCGCACCTGCGCGGCATGCGGGTGATCATCGACTTCGTGGTCAACCACACCAGCGACCAGCACGCGTGGTTCCAGGCGTCCCGCAGCGACCCGGACGGCCCGTACGGCGACTTCTACATGTGGGCCGACGACGACAAGCAGTACCCGGACGCGCGGATCATCTTCGTCGACACCGAGTCCTCGAACTGGACCTTCGACCCGATCCGCAAGCAGTACTACTGGCACCGCTTCTTCAGCCACCAGCCGGACCTGAACTACGACAACCCGCGGGTGCAGGAGGAGGTGATGGCGGCGCTGAAGTTCTGGCTCGACCTCGGCATCGACGGCTTCCGGCTGGACGCGGTGCCGTACCTCTACGCCCGGGAGGGCACCAACTGCGAGAACCTGCCGGAGACCCACGACTTCCTCAGGCGGGTCCGCAAGGAGATCGACGCCAACTACCCGGACACCGTGCTGCTGGCGGAGGCCAACCAGTGGCCGGAGGACGTGGTCGACTACTTCGGCGACTTCGGCTCCGGCGGTGACGAGTGCCACATGGCGTTCCACTTCCCGGTGATGCCGCGGATCTTCATGGCGGTCCGCCGGGAGTCCCGCTACCCGGTCTCCGAGATCCTGGCGAAGACCCCGGAGATCCCCTCGGGCTGCCAGTGGGGCATCTTCCTGCGCAACCACGACGAGCTGACCCTGGAGATGGTCACCGACGAGGAGCGCGACTACATGTACGCGGAGTACGCGAAGGACCCGCGGATGCGGGCCAACGTGGGCATCCGCCGCCGGCTCTCCCCGCTGCTGGAGAACGACCGCAACCAGGTCGAGCTGTTCACCGCGCTGCTGCTCTCGCTGCCCGGCTCGCCGGTGCTGTACTACGGCGACGAGATCGGCATGGGCGACAACATCTGGCTGGGCGACCGGGACGGCGTCCGCACCCCGATGCAGTGGACGCCGGACCGGAACGCGGGTTTCTCCTCGGCGGACCCGGGCAGGCTCAGTCTGCCGCCCATCATGGACCCGGTGTACGGCTTTCAGGTGACCAACGTCGAAGCGCAGCAGAGCAGTTCGAGTTCGCTGCTGCACTGGACGCGTCGCATGATCGAGATCCGCAAGCTCAACCCCGCGTTCGGCCTCGGCAGCTACACCGAGCTGCCCTCCAGCAATCCCGCGGTGCTGGCCTTCGTGCGCGAGTACGAGGGCGACCTGGTCATGTGCGTGAACAACTTCTCGCGGTTCGCGCAGCCGACCGAACTGGACCTGCGGCAGTACGGGGGGCGGTACCCGGTCGAGCTGATCGGCGGCGTGCGCTTCCCCACCATCGGCGAGTGGCCGTACCTGCTGACGCTGGCCGGCCACGGGTTCTACTGGTTCCAACTGCGCCAGGACCGGACGAAGCCGTCCGGGTCCCGGTAG
- a CDS encoding maltokinase N-terminal cap-like domain-containing protein, with amino-acid sequence MGPVGTRTPGVRRTAAGVGELVQAAMPLIAEWLPTQRWYAGKGRPIAALTPVVGTPLQVGDPALLHLLLRVEYGGASAGPEDVYQLLLGIRSEQPASVGPMAVLGRLTGGTYDGATLYDAVHDPELTGRLLEHLATGDRFGSLSFRRTPGPGLPGNLPGRASTAEQSNSSVIYDTAFILKLFRRISPGTNPDLELSLALSRAGSTRIPRVAAWFECRLERSEPATLGLLQRYLEDAEDGWELALDQVARLKGDPSPGNFAIEAHRLGRATAEVHRVLARSMPTARLDRTKIAELADAMAARLDSAVTAVPGLMRYRPALRAAFQQLTEAHLDGLLVQRIHGDLHLGQAMRTPQGWVLLDFEGEPAKPLAERRLPQPALRDVAAMLRSFDYAAAHLLAGAPGQDPELALLASAWAARNRAAYCAGYTAGGGADPAGTPELMRALEIDKAVYEVVYEARHRPSWLPIPLAAINRLADSV; translated from the coding sequence ATGGGGCCGGTGGGAACGCGCACACCGGGGGTCCGGAGAACCGCCGCCGGAGTCGGCGAACTGGTCCAGGCGGCCATGCCGCTGATCGCCGAGTGGCTGCCCACCCAACGCTGGTACGCCGGCAAGGGCCGGCCGATCGCCGCGCTCACCCCGGTGGTCGGCACCCCGCTCCAGGTCGGCGACCCGGCCCTGCTGCACCTGCTGCTGCGGGTCGAGTACGGCGGCGCCTCCGCCGGCCCGGAGGACGTCTACCAGCTGCTGCTGGGCATCCGCTCGGAGCAGCCCGCCTCGGTCGGCCCGATGGCGGTGCTGGGCCGGCTGACGGGCGGCACCTACGACGGGGCGACGCTCTACGACGCGGTGCACGACCCGGAGCTGACCGGCCGGCTGCTGGAGCACCTGGCCACCGGCGACCGGTTCGGCTCGCTGTCGTTCCGCCGCACCCCCGGCCCGGGCCTGCCGGGCAACCTGCCGGGGCGGGCGTCCACCGCCGAGCAGTCCAACTCCTCGGTGATCTACGACACCGCGTTCATCCTCAAGCTGTTCCGCCGGATCAGCCCGGGCACCAACCCCGACCTGGAACTCTCGCTGGCGCTGTCCCGGGCCGGCTCGACCCGCATCCCGCGGGTCGCCGCCTGGTTCGAGTGCCGACTGGAGCGCTCCGAGCCCGCCACCCTGGGCCTGCTGCAGCGCTACCTGGAGGACGCCGAGGACGGCTGGGAGCTGGCCCTCGACCAGGTCGCCCGGCTCAAGGGCGACCCCTCGCCGGGCAACTTCGCGATCGAGGCGCACCGGCTGGGCCGGGCCACCGCCGAGGTGCACCGGGTGCTGGCCCGCAGCATGCCGACCGCCCGGCTGGACCGGACGAAGATCGCCGAGCTGGCCGACGCGATGGCCGCCCGGCTGGACTCCGCAGTCACCGCCGTGCCCGGCCTGATGCGCTACCGCCCCGCGCTGCGCGCCGCGTTCCAGCAGCTCACCGAGGCCCACCTGGACGGCCTGCTGGTCCAGCGGATCCACGGCGACCTGCACCTGGGCCAGGCGATGCGCACCCCGCAGGGCTGGGTGCTGCTGGACTTCGAGGGCGAGCCGGCCAAGCCGCTGGCCGAGCGCCGCCTCCCGCAGCCCGCGCTGCGGGACGTCGCCGCGATGCTCCGCTCCTTCGACTACGCGGCCGCCCACCTGCTGGCCGGCGCCCCCGGCCAGGACCCGGAGCTGGCCCTGCTCGCCTCGGCCTGGGCCGCCCGCAACCGGGCCGCGTACTGCGCGGGCTACACCGCGGGCGGCGGCGCCGACCCGGCCGGCACCCCGGAGCTGATGCGGGCGCTGGAGATCGACAAGGCGGTCTACGAGGTGGTGTACGAGGCCCGGCACCGACCGAGCTGGCTTCCCATCCCGCTGGCCGCGATCAACCGCCTGGCGGACTCCGTCTGA
- the pta gene encoding phosphate acetyltransferase: MARSVYVTGIDRGDGRQAVELGVMELLTRQVDRVGVFRPLVHAPDGGGAGSDHVVELLRGRYRLDLPVAELYGLTYDEAAALQAARGQDELVSALVDRFHQLERRCQAVLVLGTDFSETNIPDELAFNARLANEFGAGVLPVVGGRHEDPQAVVAEVRNAHRAYRDLGCSILAMVANRVRPGAKQQVQRTLTEKLPVPVYVIPEEPALAAPTVAQLVEATGATVLLGDTAGLSRDVRNFVFGGAMLPTFLDALTEGALVVTPGDRADLVIGSLAAHAAGSPPIAGVLLTLGQHPGPNVMALASRLAPGTPVAEVSEGSWLTAAALTHLEGRIGPNSPRKAEIALGLFELHVDTAELTSRIELSRSERVTPMMFEHALLERARADRRHIVLPEGTEDRVLRAAEVLLRRNICDLTLLGDPDAVHRRLAALGIEFPQAGDAGAQARIVDPAASPLRQQFAELYAKARAHKGMTVERALDVVADVSYFGTLMVQEGIADGMVSGAVHSTAATIRPAFEVIKTSPGAAIVSSVFFMCLADKVLVYGDCAVNPDPDARQLADIAIQSAETSAQFGVEPRVAMLSYSTGTSGSGADVDKVRRATELVREQRPDLLVEGPIQYDAAVDAHVAATKLPGSAVAGRATVLIFPDLNTGNNTYKAVQRSAGAIAVGPVLQGLNKPVNDLSRGALVEDIVNTVAITAIQSQTAAEAAAVEAAAPVPASAPAPAEAAAPAAAENPAAGGPQ, translated from the coding sequence GTGGCGCGCAGCGTGTACGTGACCGGCATCGACCGGGGGGACGGCCGACAGGCCGTGGAGCTCGGGGTCATGGAACTGCTCACCCGCCAGGTGGACCGGGTGGGGGTGTTCCGGCCGCTGGTGCACGCCCCCGACGGCGGCGGGGCGGGCAGCGACCACGTGGTGGAGCTGCTGCGCGGCAGGTACCGGCTGGACCTGCCGGTCGCCGAGCTGTACGGGCTGACCTACGACGAGGCGGCGGCGCTGCAGGCGGCCCGCGGGCAGGACGAGCTGGTCTCGGCGCTGGTGGACCGGTTCCACCAGCTGGAGCGGCGCTGCCAGGCGGTGCTGGTGCTGGGCACCGACTTCTCGGAGACCAACATCCCGGACGAGCTGGCGTTCAACGCCCGGCTGGCGAACGAGTTCGGGGCGGGCGTGCTGCCGGTGGTCGGCGGCCGGCACGAGGACCCGCAGGCGGTGGTCGCGGAGGTGCGCAACGCGCACCGGGCCTACCGGGACCTGGGGTGCTCGATCCTGGCGATGGTGGCCAACCGGGTCCGGCCGGGGGCCAAGCAGCAGGTGCAGCGGACGCTGACCGAGAAGCTGCCGGTGCCGGTGTACGTGATCCCGGAGGAGCCGGCGCTGGCCGCGCCGACGGTGGCGCAGCTGGTGGAGGCGACCGGCGCGACGGTGCTGCTGGGCGACACGGCGGGGCTCTCCCGGGACGTGCGGAACTTCGTGTTCGGCGGGGCGATGCTGCCGACCTTCCTGGACGCGCTGACCGAGGGCGCGCTGGTGGTGACCCCGGGCGACCGGGCGGACCTGGTGATCGGGTCGCTGGCGGCGCACGCGGCGGGCTCCCCGCCGATCGCGGGCGTGCTGCTGACGCTCGGCCAGCACCCGGGCCCCAACGTGATGGCGCTGGCCTCCCGGCTGGCCCCGGGCACCCCGGTGGCGGAGGTGTCGGAGGGCTCCTGGCTGACCGCGGCGGCGCTCACCCACCTGGAGGGCCGGATCGGGCCGAACAGCCCGCGGAAGGCCGAGATCGCCCTCGGCCTGTTCGAACTGCACGTGGACACCGCCGAGTTGACCAGCCGGATCGAGCTGAGCCGGTCCGAGCGGGTGACCCCGATGATGTTCGAGCACGCGCTGCTGGAGCGGGCCCGCGCGGACCGCCGGCACATCGTGCTGCCGGAGGGCACCGAGGACCGGGTGCTGCGCGCCGCCGAGGTGCTGCTGCGCCGCAACATCTGCGACCTGACCCTGCTCGGCGACCCGGACGCGGTGCACCGCCGGCTGGCCGCGCTGGGCATCGAGTTCCCGCAGGCCGGCGACGCGGGCGCGCAGGCCCGGATCGTCGACCCGGCGGCCAGCCCGCTGCGCCAGCAGTTCGCCGAGCTGTACGCGAAGGCCCGGGCGCACAAGGGCATGACGGTGGAGCGGGCGCTGGACGTGGTCGCCGACGTCTCGTACTTCGGCACCCTGATGGTGCAGGAGGGCATCGCGGACGGCATGGTCTCCGGCGCGGTGCACTCGACCGCGGCGACCATCCGGCCGGCCTTCGAGGTGATCAAGACCTCGCCGGGCGCGGCGATCGTCTCCTCGGTGTTCTTCATGTGCCTGGCCGACAAGGTGCTGGTGTACGGCGACTGCGCGGTCAACCCGGACCCGGACGCCCGGCAGCTGGCCGACATCGCGATCCAGTCGGCGGAGACCTCCGCCCAGTTCGGGGTGGAGCCGCGGGTGGCGATGCTGTCGTACTCGACCGGCACCTCGGGCTCCGGCGCGGACGTGGACAAGGTCCGCAGGGCCACCGAGCTGGTCCGCGAGCAGCGCCCGGACCTGCTGGTGGAGGGTCCGATCCAGTACGACGCGGCGGTGGACGCGCACGTCGCGGCGACCAAGCTGCCGGGCTCGGCGGTGGCCGGGCGGGCCACCGTGCTGATCTTCCCGGACCTGAACACCGGCAACAACACCTACAAGGCGGTGCAGCGCTCGGCCGGGGCGATCGCGGTCGGCCCGGTGCTCCAGGGCCTGAACAAGCCGGTGAACGACCTGTCCCGGGGCGCGCTGGTGGAGGACATCGTCAACACGGTGGCGATCACCGCGATCCAGTCCCAGACCGCCGCCGAGGCCGCCGCCGTCGAGGCCGCAGCTCCCGTTCCCGCTTCCGCTCCCGCTCCCGCAGAGGCCGCAGCCCCCGCCGCCGCCGAGAACCCCGCCGCAGGAGGCCCGCAGTGA
- a CDS encoding alpha-1,4-glucan--maltose-1-phosphate maltosyltransferase, with the protein MIGRIPVLDVTPLVDAGRRPAKAVEGERFLVSATVFREGHDAVGANVVLRDPRGRSGPWTPMRELSEGSDRWGAYVTPTVPGRWSYLVEAWSDPVATWKKHAAVKLPAGIDTALVLEEGAQLLERAAAGVPKKDGRAQVLAAVDALRDTGLPPLSRYAAALGPEVTALLDRYPLRELVSATRSQPLQVDRKRALFGSWYEFFPRSEGAVVDPSGVEPPVSGTFRTAAERLPAVAAMGFDVVYLPPVHPIGRAHRKGPDNALTAGPRDVGSPWAIGSPEGGHDAVHPDLGTLEDFDHLVAEAGALGLEVALDFALQCSPDHPWVHKHPEWFSHRADGTIAYAENPPKKYQDIYPVNFDQDFDGIVRETVRVLRFWMARGVRIFRVDNPHTKPVNFWEKVLADIARTDPDVLFLAEAFTRPAMMHTLGKIGFHQSYTYFTWRNTKAELTEYLTELTGEAAAYMRPNFFANTPDILPEYLQHGGPAAFAVRAVLAAALSPSFGVYAGFELFENEAAAPGSEEYLHSEKYELRPRDWSRQDSLAPLLTALNRLRRRHPALQQLRDLRFHPVDNERIIAFSKTAVTEDGLEDRVICVVNLDPHHVQEATVTLDAPGPLTVHDELTGATYAWGRHNYVRLDPSSGPAHLLTVRRNPQ; encoded by the coding sequence GTGATCGGCCGCATCCCCGTGCTTGACGTGACCCCGCTCGTCGACGCCGGCCGGCGTCCGGCCAAGGCCGTGGAGGGGGAGCGCTTCCTGGTCTCCGCCACGGTGTTCCGCGAGGGCCACGACGCGGTCGGCGCCAACGTGGTGCTGCGCGACCCGCGCGGCCGCTCGGGCCCGTGGACGCCGATGCGCGAGCTGTCCGAGGGCAGCGACCGCTGGGGCGCGTACGTCACGCCGACCGTGCCGGGCCGCTGGTCGTACCTGGTGGAGGCGTGGTCCGACCCGGTGGCGACCTGGAAGAAGCACGCGGCGGTGAAGCTCCCGGCCGGGATCGACACCGCGCTGGTGCTGGAGGAGGGCGCGCAGCTGCTGGAGCGGGCCGCCGCCGGGGTGCCGAAGAAGGACGGCCGGGCCCAGGTGCTGGCGGCGGTGGACGCGCTGCGCGACACCGGCCTGCCGCCGCTGAGCCGCTACGCGGCGGCGCTCGGCCCGGAGGTGACGGCGCTGCTGGACCGGTACCCGCTGCGGGAGCTGGTTTCGGCCACTCGCTCGCAGCCGCTCCAGGTGGACCGCAAACGGGCGCTGTTCGGCTCCTGGTACGAGTTCTTCCCGCGCTCGGAGGGCGCGGTGGTCGACCCCTCGGGCGTCGAGCCGCCGGTGTCGGGCACCTTCCGGACGGCCGCCGAGCGGCTGCCCGCGGTGGCCGCGATGGGCTTCGACGTGGTGTACCTGCCGCCGGTCCACCCGATCGGCCGGGCCCACCGCAAGGGCCCCGACAACGCGCTGACGGCCGGTCCGCGGGACGTCGGCTCGCCGTGGGCGATCGGCTCGCCGGAGGGCGGGCACGACGCGGTCCACCCGGACCTGGGCACCCTGGAGGACTTCGACCACCTCGTGGCGGAGGCGGGCGCGCTGGGCCTGGAGGTGGCGCTGGACTTCGCGCTGCAGTGCTCGCCGGACCACCCGTGGGTGCACAAGCACCCGGAGTGGTTCAGCCACCGCGCGGACGGCACCATCGCGTACGCGGAGAACCCGCCGAAGAAGTACCAGGACATCTATCCGGTCAACTTCGACCAGGACTTCGACGGGATCGTCCGCGAGACGGTGCGGGTCCTGCGGTTCTGGATGGCCCGCGGGGTGCGGATCTTCCGGGTCGACAACCCGCACACCAAGCCGGTGAACTTCTGGGAGAAGGTGCTCGCGGACATCGCCCGCACCGACCCGGACGTGCTGTTCCTGGCCGAGGCGTTCACCCGCCCCGCGATGATGCACACCCTGGGCAAGATCGGCTTCCACCAGTCCTACACGTACTTCACCTGGCGCAACACCAAGGCCGAGCTGACCGAGTACCTGACCGAGCTGACCGGCGAGGCCGCCGCGTACATGCGGCCGAACTTCTTCGCCAACACCCCGGACATCCTGCCCGAGTACCTCCAGCACGGCGGCCCGGCCGCGTTCGCGGTGCGCGCGGTGCTGGCGGCGGCGCTCTCCCCGTCCTTCGGGGTGTACGCGGGCTTCGAGCTGTTCGAGAACGAGGCGGCGGCGCCCGGCTCGGAGGAGTACCTGCACTCGGAGAAGTACGAGCTGCGCCCGCGCGACTGGTCCCGGCAGGACTCGCTGGCACCGCTGCTGACCGCCCTGAACCGGCTGCGCCGCCGCCACCCCGCGCTCCAGCAGCTGCGGGACCTGCGCTTCCACCCCGTGGACAACGAGCGGATCATCGCGTTCTCCAAGACCGCCGTCACCGAGGACGGCCTGGAGGACCGGGTGATCTGCGTGGTCAACCTGGACCCGCACCACGTCCAGGAGGCCACGGTGACGCTCGACGCGCCGGGGCCGCTGACGGTGCACGACGAGCTGACCGGCGCCACCTACGCCTGGGGCCGTCACAACTACGTCCGGCTCGACCCCTCTTCCGGGCCGGCCCACCTCCTCACGGTTCGGAGGAACCCGCAGTGA
- the glgB gene encoding 1,4-alpha-glucan branching protein GlgB produces the protein MTPLGPLDPSADRPPAVPATFRSGPRSKATAGRPAAKPAAKAPAAKTPAAAPAKSAAAKPAGRAGAAGSAPAAARPPAAGGALRLPEAPLPPAEVERLVSGAHHDPHALLGAHELPTGTAIRVLRPFAERVVVETELGPAELTHQQGGLFTGLLTGQSFPRYTLRVTYPGGEPLVQEDGYRFAPTLGELDLHLIREGRHEQLWQALGSHLRTVDGVAGTAFAVWAPNAVGVRVIGSFNHWDGTAHPMRSLGSSGVWEVFLPEVGEGEHYKYQILTRQGHRLEKADPLARATQCPPETASVVTASRHEWQDADWMARRARTVHHRAPMSVYELHLASWRPELTSYREIAEVLPGYLNELGFTHVEFMPVMEHPFGGSWGYQVSGFYAPTARLGTPDDFRHLVDTLHRHGIGVLVDWVPAHFPKDGFALARFDGEPLYEPADPLRAEHPDWGTLEFDYGRTEVRNFLVANAVYWCEEFHVDGLRVDAVASMLYLDYSREGGAWTPNQYGGRENLDAASFLQEMNATVYRRCPGVLTVAEESTAWEGVTRPTDSGGLGFGLKWNMGWMHDSLVYIAKEPVHRKYHHNEMTFSMVYAYSENYILPISHDEVVHGKQALVAKMPGDWWQQRANHRAYLGFMWAHPGKQLLFMGQEFAQGAEWDHEHGPQWWVLDEGWPAHADHRGVQRLVGALNHVYRDTPALYEQDTVPAGFAWLDGGAAEDNVLSFVRFAADGSPLVAVCNFSPVVRHGFRVGLPRLEGAEQVWEEALNTDAEEYGGSGVANSGPVKSESEPWNAQPRSAELVLPPLATVWLRPAR, from the coding sequence GTGACCCCGCTCGGTCCGCTCGACCCGTCCGCCGACCGCCCCCCGGCCGTCCCGGCCACGTTCCGCAGCGGTCCGCGCAGCAAGGCCACCGCCGGGCGGCCCGCTGCGAAGCCCGCCGCGAAGGCCCCCGCCGCGAAGACACCGGCCGCGGCCCCGGCGAAGTCCGCCGCGGCGAAGCCGGCCGGGCGGGCGGGTGCGGCGGGCTCCGCCCCGGCCGCGGCCCGGCCGCCGGCCGCCGGGGGCGCGCTGCGGCTGCCGGAGGCCCCGCTGCCGCCGGCCGAGGTGGAGCGGCTGGTCTCCGGCGCGCACCACGACCCGCACGCGCTGCTGGGCGCGCACGAGCTGCCGACGGGCACCGCGATCCGGGTGCTGCGGCCGTTCGCGGAGCGGGTGGTGGTGGAGACCGAGCTGGGCCCGGCGGAGCTGACCCACCAGCAGGGCGGCCTGTTCACCGGTCTGCTGACCGGGCAGAGCTTCCCGCGCTACACCCTGCGGGTGACGTACCCGGGCGGCGAGCCGCTGGTCCAGGAGGACGGCTACCGGTTCGCCCCGACGCTGGGCGAGCTGGACCTGCACCTGATCCGGGAGGGCCGGCACGAGCAGCTGTGGCAGGCGCTGGGCTCGCACCTGCGCACGGTCGACGGGGTGGCCGGCACGGCGTTCGCGGTCTGGGCGCCGAACGCGGTCGGGGTGCGGGTGATCGGCTCGTTCAACCACTGGGACGGCACCGCGCACCCGATGCGCTCGCTGGGCTCCTCGGGCGTGTGGGAGGTGTTCCTGCCGGAGGTCGGCGAGGGCGAGCACTACAAGTACCAGATCCTCACCCGGCAGGGGCACCGGCTGGAGAAGGCCGACCCGCTGGCCCGGGCCACCCAGTGCCCGCCGGAGACCGCCTCGGTGGTGACCGCCTCCCGGCACGAGTGGCAGGACGCCGACTGGATGGCGCGGCGCGCCCGCACCGTGCACCACCGCGCCCCGATGTCCGTCTACGAGCTGCACCTGGCGTCCTGGCGGCCGGAGCTGACGTCCTACCGGGAGATCGCCGAGGTGCTGCCCGGCTACCTGAACGAACTCGGCTTCACCCACGTCGAGTTCATGCCGGTGATGGAGCACCCGTTCGGCGGCTCCTGGGGCTACCAGGTCTCCGGCTTCTACGCCCCGACCGCCCGGCTCGGCACCCCGGACGACTTCCGGCACCTGGTCGACACCCTGCACCGGCACGGCATCGGCGTGCTGGTCGACTGGGTGCCCGCGCACTTCCCCAAGGACGGTTTCGCGCTGGCCCGGTTCGACGGCGAGCCGCTGTACGAGCCGGCCGACCCGCTGCGCGCCGAGCACCCGGACTGGGGGACGCTGGAGTTCGACTACGGCCGCACCGAGGTGCGCAACTTCCTGGTCGCCAACGCGGTGTACTGGTGCGAGGAGTTCCACGTCGACGGCCTGCGGGTGGACGCGGTGGCCTCGATGCTCTACCTGGACTACTCCCGGGAGGGCGGCGCCTGGACGCCCAACCAGTACGGCGGCCGGGAGAACCTGGACGCGGCCTCCTTCCTGCAGGAGATGAACGCCACCGTCTACCGGCGCTGCCCGGGCGTGCTGACGGTCGCCGAGGAGTCCACCGCCTGGGAGGGGGTGACCCGGCCGACCGACAGCGGCGGGCTGGGCTTCGGCCTGAAGTGGAACATGGGCTGGATGCACGACTCGCTGGTGTACATCGCCAAGGAGCCGGTGCACCGCAAGTACCACCACAACGAGATGACCTTCTCGATGGTGTACGCCTACTCGGAGAACTACATCCTGCCGATCTCGCACGACGAGGTGGTGCACGGCAAGCAGGCGCTGGTCGCCAAGATGCCCGGCGACTGGTGGCAGCAGCGCGCCAACCACCGGGCCTACCTGGGCTTCATGTGGGCCCACCCGGGCAAGCAACTGCTGTTCATGGGGCAGGAGTTCGCCCAGGGCGCGGAGTGGGACCACGAGCACGGCCCGCAGTGGTGGGTGCTGGACGAGGGCTGGCCGGCGCACGCCGACCACCGCGGCGTGCAGCGCCTGGTCGGCGCGCTCAACCACGTCTACCGGGACACCCCGGCGCTGTACGAGCAGGACACCGTCCCGGCCGGGTTCGCCTGGCTGGACGGCGGCGCGGCCGAGGACAACGTGCTGTCCTTCGTCCGGTTCGCCGCCGACGGCAGCCCGCTGGTGGCGGTCTGCAACTTCTCCCCGGTGGTCCGGCACGGCTTCCGGGTCGGCCTGCCGCGGCTGGAGGGGGCCGAGCAGGTCTGGGAGGAGGCGCTCAACACCGACGCCGAGGAGTACGGCGGCAGCGGGGTGGCCAACTCCGGCCCGGTGAAGTCCGAGTCCGAGCCGTGGAACGCCCAGCCGCGCTCGGCCGAGCTGGTCCTGCCGCCGCTGGCCACCGTCTGGCTCCGCCCGGCCCGCTGA